The following coding sequences lie in one Pseudomonadota bacterium genomic window:
- the rsmI gene encoding 16S rRNA (cytidine(1402)-2'-O)-methyltransferase — protein MPGTLYIVATPIGNLEDITGRAIRTLREVDLIACEDTRHTKKLAARFDIRTPLTSFFKGNESAKASTIIARLKEGRNVALVSDAGTPCISDPGFPLLARAVEEGIAIVPIPGPCALAAALSASGLPTDRFTFVGFLPDKPGKRRRALEGLRPLGHTLALYVSPWKAAATVADCLEVFGDRRACLCRELTKVHEEFVRGSLSEIAGRIEGKPPKGEMTLIIDMKAEA, from the coding sequence ATGCCGGGCACCCTCTACATAGTCGCGACCCCGATCGGCAACCTCGAGGACATCACGGGCAGGGCGATCCGCACGCTCCGCGAGGTCGACCTCATCGCCTGCGAGGACACGCGCCACACCAAAAAGCTCGCCGCGAGGTTCGACATCCGCACCCCGCTCACCAGCTTCTTCAAGGGGAACGAGTCGGCCAAGGCCTCGACCATCATCGCCCGGCTCAAGGAGGGGAGAAACGTGGCGCTGGTCTCGGACGCCGGCACCCCCTGCATCTCAGACCCGGGGTTCCCTTTGCTCGCCCGGGCGGTGGAAGAGGGGATCGCGATCGTCCCGATCCCGGGCCCGTGCGCGCTCGCGGCCGCGCTCTCCGCCTCCGGGCTGCCGACCGACCGCTTCACCTTCGTGGGCTTTCTCCCGGACAAACCCGGGAAGAGGAGGAGGGCGCTCGAGGGGCTTCGCCCGCTGGGTCACACCCTGGCGCTCTACGTCTCCCCCTGGAAGGCCGCGGCCACCGTGGCTGACTGCCTCGAGGTCTTCGGGGACAGGCGGGCGTGCCTGTGCCGGGAGCTCACCAAGGTCCACGAGGAGTTCGTGAGGGGATCTCTTTCAGAGATCGCGGGCCGCATCGAAGGCAAGCCGCCCAAGGGGGAGATGACTTTGATAATTGATATGAAGGCTGAGGCTTAA